The genomic region TTTTATTTTTGATGCTTTTCGCGATGATAATTCTATTAAAAATCCTACAAGTACAGTAACAAAAGATATTATTTTAAAAACAACAGCTGATTTTTATTATTTATCTGTTACACAATTAATATCTAAAAATAAAACTCAAAAACTAACAACACCAAGAGAAATAAGTATGTTTTTAATGAGAGATTTATTAGATATAACTTTTGCAGAAATAGGTTCTACTTATAGTGGTAGAGATCATTCTACTATTATGAAAGCTTGTGCTCGTGTAGAAAAGAAAATGAAGAATGATAAAGACTATAAACTTGCAGTAACAAAACTTAAAGAAAAGTTAGGCACAAGTTAAGAACTTTTTATACACAATCTTATTCATATTAAAAAAGCTTATATTATCAGTGTTTTTCTATTTATTCACATTGTTCACATACTAATAATAATAATAAAGTTATTTTAAATAATTTATTATATATAAAGGAGATAAATATTATGAAATTTAAAATTAAAAGATTAGTTCTTTTAAATGCATTAAGTAAAACAACAAAAGCAGTATCTGCTAAAAGTCCTTTACCTTCATTAACAGGTATTAAATTTGAATTAACTCATGATATGTTAAGATTAACAGGTAGTGATTCTGATATAACAATTCAAACATGTATTTATGTTAATGATAATGATTTAGATATTATTGAAACAGGATCTGTTATTTTATCAGCAAGATATATTTTAGATATTGTTCGTAAATTAGATTGTGAATATATTACAATTGAATTTGTTGATGGTTTATTAACAGCAATTAAAGGATCTTTTAGTAAATTTGAATTAAATGGTACAGATGCTTTAGAATATCCTAGAATTAATTTAAATAAAACAGGATCATTATTTAAATTAGATGCTACTATTTTAAAAGATATCGTTAGACAAACTAAATTTGCAACAAGCGATAAAGAAACAAAACCTTTATTAACAGGTATTAACTTTAAATGTTCTAATCATTTATTAGAATGTGTTGCTACTGATAGTTATCGTTTAGCTAAAAAAGTGGTATCTATTGATTCTGATATTTCTTTTAATATTACAATTCCTCAAAAAAGTTTAGATGATATTTCTAAAATTATTGATAAAGAAAAAGAAATTGATATTTATGTAAATGATCGTAAGATTTTATTTATATTAGATAATACAATTATTCAAACAAGATTAATTGATGGTACTTATTTAGATACTTCTAAATTAATACCAGTAAGTGGACCTTGTAAATTAGAAATAGATATTAATTATTTAATGAAATCAGTAGAACGTGTTTCATTATTAACAAATGAAATGAATAGTTTAATTAAATTAGATATGTCTGAAGATTCAGTTATTCTTTCTTCTAAAATTCAAGAAATTGGATCTGTAGATGATAAATTAAATGATAGCTTCTATAGTGGAAATCCTATTTCTATTTCTTTTAGTAGTAAATATTTAAGTGAAGCAATTCGTTCTTTTACTGTAGAGAAAGTACGTTTATCATTTGATGGTGATATGAAGCCATTTATTATTACATGTTTAGATACAAATGATGTTATTCAATTAATATTACCTGTACGAACTTAAAGAGTATAAATTATCGTTAATTAGCGATAATTTATGCTTTTTTTTTGATTTAAAGCAAATTAAAGGGGGATATGTCTTTTTTAGTATTTTAATAAATGCTTTTATAAAGGGATTTATTTTGTTTTTTAGTAATACCTGTGTTATAATATACAAGTATATTTATATAAAAAAAGAGGTAATTTATGGAAAAATTTAAAATCAAAGACGAATATATTACTTTAGGACAATTTTTAAAATATTGTAATGCTGTTTCTAGCGGTGTTGAGGCTAAAGTAGTTATTTTAGAAGGTTATGTGTCAGTAAATGGAGAAGTAGAAAAAAGGAGAGGAAAGAAACTTCGTAGTAATGATCAAATAGAATTTGGAAATAAAATTTATTGTATTGAGTAATGAAAGTTAAAAATATTCAATTATTAAATTTTAGAAACTACAAAGACTTTTCTATTTCTTTTTATGATCATGTTAATATTTTAATTGGAGCTAATGCTAGAGGTAAAACTAATTTAATGGAGTCTATTTATTTTTTATCGATTGCTAAATCATTTCGTACTTTAAAACAAAATGATTTAATTAAGATTGGTGAAAAAGTAGCCCATGTAAAAGGTACAATAGAATCTACTAAAAGAATAAAAGATATTCAATGTAGTATTAGTGAAAATGAAAAGAAGTTAACTATTGATGGTTTTGTTATTAAAAAATATGGAGAATTTATTGGTAATTTTAATGTTGTTTTATTTACACCAGATGATTTATCTTTGGTAAAAGCAGCACCAATGAATAGACGTAAATTTTTAGATATAGAACTTAGTAAAATATCACCTATCTATATGTATTCTTTAAATAAATATAATATTTTATTAAAAGAAAAGAATATTTATTTAAAGACAGTAGATAAAAATAAAATAGATTCTATTTATTTAGATGTTTTAGATGATCAATTAATTGAAGTTTCAAAAGATATTATTTTATATAGAAAAGATTTTATTAATAAATTAAATAAAAAGATAAAAGATATTTATTTATTATTTCATTTAGATAATGAATATATTCAATTAGAGTATGATTGTTTTATAAAAGATAAACAAATAAAAGATGTTTATAAGGAATGTAGAAAAAGTGATATAAAGTATTGTCAATCAAGTAAAGGAATTCATAAAGAAGATGTAAAAATATTAATTAATAATTTACCAGCATCTATTTATGCTTCTCAAGGACAACAAAGAACAATTGTATTAGCAATAAAAATAGCGTTAATTGATATTATTAAAGAAGAGATAGGAGAATATCCAGTATTGTTATTGGATGATGTTTTATCTGAATTAGATAATTCTAGAAAAGAGATGTTACTTAGTATTTTAAATAAAGAGATACAAACCTTTATTACAACAACATCAATTGAAGGAATTAATCATGATATCGTAGAAAAAGCAAAGAAGATTTATATAAAATAGGAGGTACTACAATGGATAATGAAAATAAAGTATTGGATGATTATGGTGATTCAGCAATTCAGGTATTAGAAGGATTAGAAGCTGTTCGAACAAGACCTGGTATGTATATTGGTACAACATCAGCTCGTGGTTTACACCATTTAGTATGGGAAATTGTTGATAATTCAATTGATGAGGCATTAGCAGGATATGCATCTAAAATTACTATTTCTTTATTAGATGATAGTGTTGTAGAAGTTTGTGATGATGGTCGTGGAATGCCAACAGGTATTAATGAAAAAACAGGAATTTCTACAGTAGAAACTATTTTTACAATCTTACATGCTGGTGGTAAATTTGGTGGAGGCGGATATAAAGTATCAGGTGGTCTTCATGGAGTTGGTGCTAGTGTTGTAAATGCTTTATCTTCTTGGTTAGAAGTACATGTATATCGTGATGGTAAAGAATATATGCAAAGATTTGAAAATGGTGGTAAAGCGGTTGAAGATTTAAAAGTAATTGGAGATAGTAATTTAAGAGGAACAACGGTTTCTTTTAGAGCAGATGAAACTATTTTTAAAGAAACTACTACATATGATTATGATACTTTAAAACAAAGAATTAGAGAATTAGCTTTCTTAAATAAAGGATTACATTTAATATTAAAAGATAAAAGAAATGGTTTATCTAAAGAAAATGTTTATAAATATGATGGAGGTATTAAAGAATACGTTCAATATATTAATAAAAACAAAACACCAATTCATGAAGAAATTATTTATGTTGAAGATGTTCAACAAGATATAACTGTAGAAGTTGGTATGCAATATAATGATGGATATCAATCAAATATATATTCTTATTGTAATAATATAAATACACACGAAGGTGGAACTCATGAAGAAGGATTCCGTTTAGCTTTAACACGTGTTATTAATAATTATGCTAAAAATAATAATTTTATTAAAAAAGATGATGATGCTTTATCTGGAGATGATGTTCGTGAAGGTTTAACAGCAATGATTTCTGTTAAACATCCAAATCCTCAATATGAAGGTCAAACAAAAACAAAATTAGGAAATAGTGAAGTACGTAAAATAGCTAGTAATATTATTAGTGAATCATTAGATAAATTTTTATTAGAAAATCCTAATACTGCAAAAATAATTATTGAAAAATCAATTGTTGCATCAAGAGCTCGTTTAGCTGCTAAAAAAGCAAGAGAAATGACTCGAAGAAAAAGTGGTTTAGAAGTTTCATCATTGCCCGGGAAATTAGCTGATTGTTCTAGTAGAGATGCAAGTGAGTGTGAAGTATTTATAGTCGAAGGGGATTCCGCTGGAGGAAGTGCAAAAATGGGACGTGATCGTCGTATTCAAGCAATTTTACCTTTACGTGGAAAAATATTAAATGTTGAAAAATCTAGATTAGAAAAAATATTAGGTAATAATGAAATTCGTTCTATGATTACTGCTTTTGGTACTGGTATTGGTGAAGAATTTGATATTGAAAAATTAAGATATCATAAAATTGTTATTATGACCGATGCTGATGTAGATGGTGGACATATTCGTATTTTATTATTAACTTTCTTCTATCGTTATTTAAAACCTTTAATTGAACAAGGTTTTGTATATGCAGCACAACCACCTTTATATTTATTAAAACAAGGAAAAGAAGAACATTATTTATATAGTGATGATGAATTAGAAGCTTTAAAAGAAAAAATAGGTCCTAACGCTAAATATAATATTCAACGGTATAAAGGTTTAGGAGAAATGAATGCAGATCAGTTATGGGAAACAACAATGGATCCTGAGCATCGTATTTTAAATCAAATAGATTTAGATGAAGCAATGGAAGCTGATTTAATATTTGATATGTTAATGGGTGAAAAAGTAGAACCAAGAAGAGAATTTATACAAGAAAATGCTAAATATGTAACTAACTTAGATATTTAAAGGAGAAAAAAATGGAAGATAATAAAATAAGAAAAGTAAAACTAACATCTGAAATGAAAAACTCTTTTATGGAATATGCGATGTCAGTTATTGTTTCAAGAGCTTTACCAGATGTAAGAGATGGTTTAAAACCAGTACAAAGAAGAATTATTTATGGTATGAATGATTTAGGTTGTTATAGCGATAAGCCATATAAAAAGTCTGCTCGTATTGTAGGGGAAGTAATGGGTAAATATCATCCTCATGGAGACTCTTCAATATATGAAGCATTGGTACGTATGGCACAAGATTTTTCTTATCGTTATATGTTAGTAGATGGTCATGGTAACTTTGGTTCTATTGATGGTGATGGAGCTGCGGCACAACGTTATACAGAAGCTCGTATGTCTAAAATATCAATGGAATTAATTCGTGATATTAATAAAGATACTATTGATTATGCTCCTAACTATGATGGAGAAGAAACAGAACCAACTGTATTACCAGCTCGTATTCCTAATTTATTAATTAATGGTACGACAGGTATTGCAGTAGGTATGGCAACAAATATGCCTCCTCATAATGTAGAAGAAGTAATTAATGCTATTATAGCAGTTGCAAAAGATCCTGAAATTACAGTATTAGAATTAATGGAAAATTATATTCAAGGTCCAGACTTTCCTACTGGAGGATATATTTTAGGTAAATCAGGTATTAAAAAAGCGTATGAAACAGGAAATGGTTTAGTAATTATGCGTGCTAAAACTGAAATTATTGAAAAGAATAATCGTAAAGTTATTATTGTTAGTGAAATTCCTTATCAAGTAAATAAAGCAAGATTAGTGGAGAAAATAGCAAATCTAGCAAGAGATAAAATAGTAGAAGGTATTAGTGATGTTAGGGATGAATCAAATAGAGAAGGTATTCGTATTGTTATTGAATTAAAAAGAGAAGTACAACCAGAAGTATTATTAAATCAGTTATATAAATTAACATCATTACAAACTACTTTTGGTGTTAATAGTATTTCTTTAGTAAATAATGAACCTAAAACATTAACTTTAAAAGAACAAATTAGTTTCTATTTAAAACATCAAGAAGAAGTAATTAGAAGAAGAACAATATTTGATTTAAATAAAGCAAAAGATAGAGCTCATATTTTAGAAGGTTTAAAGAAAGCTTTAGATATGATTGATGAAATTATAGCTTTAATTAGAAGTAGTAGAACAACAGATATTATTCAACAAAGATTGATGGAAGAATATGATATGTCTGAAAAACAAGCAAAAGCAATTCGTGAAATGCAATTACAAAGATTAGCTGGTTTAGAAAGACAAAAAATAGAAGATGAATTAAATAGATTAATTGAAATTATTAATGATTTACAAGATATTTTAGATAATAAAGAAAGATTATTACAAATTATTGAAGATGAATTAATTGAAAT from Tannockella kyphosi harbors:
- the dnaN gene encoding DNA polymerase III subunit beta, producing MKFKIKRLVLLNALSKTTKAVSAKSPLPSLTGIKFELTHDMLRLTGSDSDITIQTCIYVNDNDLDIIETGSVILSARYILDIVRKLDCEYITIEFVDGLLTAIKGSFSKFELNGTDALEYPRINLNKTGSLFKLDATILKDIVRQTKFATSDKETKPLLTGINFKCSNHLLECVATDSYRLAKKVVSIDSDISFNITIPQKSLDDISKIIDKEKEIDIYVNDRKILFILDNTIIQTRLIDGTYLDTSKLIPVSGPCKLEIDINYLMKSVERVSLLTNEMNSLIKLDMSEDSVILSSKIQEIGSVDDKLNDSFYSGNPISISFSSKYLSEAIRSFTVEKVRLSFDGDMKPFIITCLDTNDVIQLILPVRT
- the yaaA gene encoding S4 domain-containing protein YaaA, translated to MEKFKIKDEYITLGQFLKYCNAVSSGVEAKVVILEGYVSVNGEVEKRRGKKLRSNDQIEFGNKIYCIE
- the recF gene encoding DNA replication/repair protein RecF (All proteins in this family for which functions are known are DNA-binding proteins that assist the filamentation of RecA onto DNA for the initiation of recombination or recombinational repair.) codes for the protein MKVKNIQLLNFRNYKDFSISFYDHVNILIGANARGKTNLMESIYFLSIAKSFRTLKQNDLIKIGEKVAHVKGTIESTKRIKDIQCSISENEKKLTIDGFVIKKYGEFIGNFNVVLFTPDDLSLVKAAPMNRRKFLDIELSKISPIYMYSLNKYNILLKEKNIYLKTVDKNKIDSIYLDVLDDQLIEVSKDIILYRKDFINKLNKKIKDIYLLFHLDNEYIQLEYDCFIKDKQIKDVYKECRKSDIKYCQSSKGIHKEDVKILINNLPASIYASQGQQRTIVLAIKIALIDIIKEEIGEYPVLLLDDVLSELDNSRKEMLLSILNKEIQTFITTTSIEGINHDIVEKAKKIYIK
- the gyrB gene encoding DNA topoisomerase (ATP-hydrolyzing) subunit B, which translates into the protein MDNENKVLDDYGDSAIQVLEGLEAVRTRPGMYIGTTSARGLHHLVWEIVDNSIDEALAGYASKITISLLDDSVVEVCDDGRGMPTGINEKTGISTVETIFTILHAGGKFGGGGYKVSGGLHGVGASVVNALSSWLEVHVYRDGKEYMQRFENGGKAVEDLKVIGDSNLRGTTVSFRADETIFKETTTYDYDTLKQRIRELAFLNKGLHLILKDKRNGLSKENVYKYDGGIKEYVQYINKNKTPIHEEIIYVEDVQQDITVEVGMQYNDGYQSNIYSYCNNINTHEGGTHEEGFRLALTRVINNYAKNNNFIKKDDDALSGDDVREGLTAMISVKHPNPQYEGQTKTKLGNSEVRKIASNIISESLDKFLLENPNTAKIIIEKSIVASRARLAAKKAREMTRRKSGLEVSSLPGKLADCSSRDASECEVFIVEGDSAGGSAKMGRDRRIQAILPLRGKILNVEKSRLEKILGNNEIRSMITAFGTGIGEEFDIEKLRYHKIVIMTDADVDGGHIRILLLTFFYRYLKPLIEQGFVYAAQPPLYLLKQGKEEHYLYSDDELEALKEKIGPNAKYNIQRYKGLGEMNADQLWETTMDPEHRILNQIDLDEAMEADLIFDMLMGEKVEPRREFIQENAKYVTNLDI
- the gyrA gene encoding DNA gyrase subunit A, whose protein sequence is MEDNKIRKVKLTSEMKNSFMEYAMSVIVSRALPDVRDGLKPVQRRIIYGMNDLGCYSDKPYKKSARIVGEVMGKYHPHGDSSIYEALVRMAQDFSYRYMLVDGHGNFGSIDGDGAAAQRYTEARMSKISMELIRDINKDTIDYAPNYDGEETEPTVLPARIPNLLINGTTGIAVGMATNMPPHNVEEVINAIIAVAKDPEITVLELMENYIQGPDFPTGGYILGKSGIKKAYETGNGLVIMRAKTEIIEKNNRKVIIVSEIPYQVNKARLVEKIANLARDKIVEGISDVRDESNREGIRIVIELKREVQPEVLLNQLYKLTSLQTTFGVNSISLVNNEPKTLTLKEQISFYLKHQEEVIRRRTIFDLNKAKDRAHILEGLKKALDMIDEIIALIRSSRTTDIIQQRLMEEYDMSEKQAKAIREMQLQRLAGLERQKIEDELNRLIEIINDLQDILDNKERLLQIIEDELIEIKDKYGDNRRTEIIQGTFDLEDEDLIPVEDIIISLTNNGYVKRMLIDTYKSQNRGGRGIKGMGTNTDDIVNSLISMSTHDELMFFTNKGKVYRLKGYNIPEFGRTAKGLPVVNLLNLDKDEIVKSMISVTKEDKETENKKYLFFATKDGIVKRVDLSEFDSIRQTGKIAIKLKENDELVAVKLTNGDDEILIAASNGKLVRFKEENVRQMGRSASGVRGINVDGSNLIGMTIDKEGPYIMVVTEKGYGKMSSIDEYRISNRGGKGVKTLNTTDKNGSIVALRAVNGNEDLLIMTDDGIMIRLPMEQVKMAGRATQGVRLIKVNDENKVSTVEVVDKAVEEEIEE